The following coding sequences lie in one uncultured Mailhella sp. genomic window:
- a CDS encoding cytochrome c3 family protein, with translation MKKLLTFGSAALIVAALALPAGAAQFAHIPAGPIKMDLTEKPVYFDHNIHTTQDCTACHTSMPAHFPPLAVDTEQQCAVCHHKVAGTTPKFKCGTAGCHNPEDKQAERSYFKIVHDREIYGKGHVADSCLGCHTQVVKTRPEKKEALTACAGSACHPKQK, from the coding sequence ATGAAAAAGCTGCTGACGTTCGGCTCCGCCGCTCTGATAGTCGCCGCTTTGGCTCTGCCGGCCGGCGCCGCGCAGTTCGCACATATCCCTGCCGGGCCCATTAAGATGGATCTGACCGAGAAGCCCGTTTATTTCGATCACAATATCCATACTACCCAGGACTGCACTGCCTGCCATACCAGCATGCCCGCCCACTTCCCCCCGCTGGCTGTCGATACGGAACAGCAGTGCGCCGTCTGCCATCACAAGGTTGCCGGCACGACTCCCAAGTTCAAGTGCGGCACTGCCGGTTGCCACAATCCTGAAGACAAGCAGGCGGAACGCAGCTACTTCAAGATCGTGCATGACCGCGAAATTTACGGCAAGGGCCATGTGGCCGACTCCTGCCTCGGCTGCCACACGCAGGTTGTGAAGACTCGTCCTGAAAAGAAGGAAGCGCTTACCGCCTGCGCCGGCTCCGCCTGCCATCCCAAGCAGAAGTAG
- a CDS encoding YggT family protein, with protein MFVFANLVTTVAGLLSLVINLYIFVIIVAAFLSWVKPDPYNAIVRTLRALTEPVFYRIRKTFPFVMISGIDLSPIVALVALQLLNGVVVQSLLQLGQRLAGV; from the coding sequence ATGTTTGTCTTTGCGAATCTTGTGACGACTGTTGCCGGGCTTCTGAGCCTGGTCATCAATCTTTATATTTTCGTCATTATCGTGGCGGCTTTTCTCTCGTGGGTGAAGCCCGACCCGTATAATGCGATAGTCCGCACGCTGAGGGCGCTGACGGAGCCGGTATTCTACCGCATCCGCAAGACGTTCCCCTTCGTGATGATCAGCGGGATAGATCTTTCGCCTATTGTGGCGCTGGTCGCCCTGCAACTGCTGAACGGCGTGGTCGTGCAGTCCCTGCTCCAGCTCGGACAGCGTCTGGCCGGCGTATGA
- a CDS encoding DUF465 domain-containing protein, translated as MEERDLKIVEQYGDTDPELKALWEEHMLYEKQLAKFEGKSYLTPSEQQEVKTLKKQKLDGKTRLDAALDKYRK; from the coding sequence ATGGAAGAACGTGATCTCAAGATTGTGGAACAGTACGGCGATACTGATCCTGAACTGAAGGCTCTCTGGGAAGAACATATGCTGTATGAAAAGCAGCTCGCCAAGTTTGAAGGCAAGAGCTACCTTACTCCCAGCGAGCAGCAGGAAGTGAAGACTCTCAAGAAGCAGAAGCTGGACGGCAAGACCCGCCTGGACGCTGCTCTCGACAAATATAGGAAGTAA
- the lysA gene encoding diaminopimelate decarboxylase, producing the protein MANVRSTYTDSVNFYGQEDPRELVSRFGSPLYVYNENILRERCRDLLGLSSLPGFRVNYSAKANTNPALLRIIRSEGCVVDAMSPGELHINALAGFTPEEITYVCNNVSAEELKNAADHGCVVSVDSLAQLELFGEVCPGGRVMVRFNPGIGAGHSEKVVTGGKKTKFGVDPDMLPQVQDIVARHELRLVGVNQHIGSLFMEAAPYLDAMKILLAMAEKLLKLGYPLEIIDFGGGLGMPYHKYEGQSRMDMKALSEAIHGCLSEWAASTGYQGRFFIEPGRYVVAECGVVLGTVHATKNNGPHLFAGTDIGFTVLARPMLYDAFHDVEIYRENGAPDTENVEQTIVGNICESGDILAKDRQLPLIRQGDVIAMLDAGAYGWVMASTYNQRMRPAEVLIGADGKARLIRRRETLEDLTSTLVLD; encoded by the coding sequence ATGGCAAACGTACGATCCACCTATACGGACAGTGTTAATTTTTATGGGCAGGAAGACCCCCGTGAACTGGTCTCCCGCTTCGGTTCCCCCCTGTATGTTTACAACGAAAACATACTGCGCGAGCGTTGCCGCGATCTTCTCGGTCTTTCCTCGCTCCCGGGCTTTCGCGTGAACTATTCCGCCAAGGCCAACACCAATCCTGCGCTTCTTCGCATCATCCGTTCCGAGGGCTGCGTGGTGGACGCCATGAGTCCCGGCGAGCTGCACATCAACGCGCTTGCCGGCTTCACGCCCGAGGAAATCACCTACGTGTGCAACAACGTGAGCGCCGAGGAACTCAAGAACGCCGCCGATCACGGCTGCGTGGTGAGCGTGGATTCCCTCGCTCAGCTGGAACTTTTCGGCGAAGTCTGCCCCGGCGGACGCGTGATGGTGCGCTTTAATCCCGGCATCGGCGCAGGTCACAGCGAAAAGGTGGTGACCGGCGGCAAGAAGACCAAGTTCGGCGTCGACCCCGACATGCTGCCTCAGGTGCAGGACATCGTGGCCCGTCACGAACTTCGTCTCGTCGGCGTGAATCAGCACATCGGCTCTCTGTTCATGGAGGCGGCTCCCTATCTCGATGCCATGAAGATTCTGCTCGCCATGGCGGAAAAGCTGCTCAAGCTCGGGTATCCTCTGGAAATCATCGACTTCGGCGGCGGCCTCGGCATGCCCTATCACAAGTATGAAGGGCAGAGCCGCATGGACATGAAGGCGCTCTCCGAAGCCATCCACGGATGCCTCTCGGAATGGGCCGCGTCCACGGGCTATCAGGGCCGCTTCTTCATCGAACCCGGCCGCTACGTCGTGGCCGAATGCGGCGTGGTGCTCGGCACCGTTCACGCCACCAAGAACAACGGTCCGCATCTTTTTGCCGGCACCGACATCGGCTTCACCGTGCTTGCGCGCCCCATGCTGTACGACGCCTTCCACGATGTGGAAATCTATCGTGAAAACGGCGCGCCCGACACGGAAAACGTGGAACAGACCATTGTGGGCAACATCTGCGAATCCGGCGACATTCTCGCCAAGGATCGTCAGCTGCCGCTCATCAGGCAGGGCGACGTCATCGCCATGCTCGACGCCGGCGCCTACGGCTGGGTCATGGCTTCCACCTACAATCAGCGCATGCGTCCGGCGGAAGTGCTCATCGGCGCAGACGGCAAGGCCCGTCTCATCCGCCGTCGGGAAACGCTGGAGGATCTGACCTCCACGCTGGTGCTGGACTAA
- a CDS encoding MATE family efflux transporter, with translation MSALFRFCSAVRSGEWLRDVPFRTIWGLVWPQMMMLLCSIIVNLTDIWAAGRISSDVQAAVGLAFQIQVFLMVFGWALGAGGMAAVSQSMGAGHWRRAQNYVGLVLCSCVAVAVLLALLTGAFRGPVLALLQTPDSLRPATEYMVGVMLAGLPSFYVMQVGGTLFRAARQVIAPLIVAAATCLLNVFGDLCFGLGWLGFPAFGMAGIAWATFSANTLAAVLTLIFLKKGGLIVHHALPPLRWLRLGAPYLFRVAVPACGNSLLWHMGYLVMYGITASLPDGVEALAGLTAGNRIESLLYMPANAFMVTASILVGNALGAGDRQGAKHIGVVLFLISGISMSSVAACMWPFIPDLAAFFSSEAAVRTQIINYLFFNVLVVPFTVSGMVLHGVMNGAGATVYPLVVNTAGIWLIRLPFGWGLSHIVFHDAYGVYMAMFLSMSIQTSVMVWVFFCKDWARFSMNAHFSQSKHKEKA, from the coding sequence ATGTCCGCATTGTTCCGTTTTTGTTCCGCCGTCCGATCCGGCGAGTGGCTGCGCGATGTGCCGTTCCGCACCATCTGGGGACTTGTCTGGCCTCAGATGATGATGCTTCTTTGCAGCATCATCGTGAACCTTACCGACATCTGGGCCGCCGGACGCATCTCTTCCGACGTGCAGGCCGCCGTGGGACTGGCCTTTCAGATTCAGGTCTTTCTCATGGTGTTCGGCTGGGCGCTCGGCGCGGGAGGCATGGCCGCGGTCAGTCAGTCCATGGGCGCTGGCCACTGGCGGCGGGCGCAGAACTATGTGGGGCTGGTGCTGTGCAGCTGCGTGGCGGTCGCCGTGCTGCTCGCTCTTCTGACCGGCGCATTTCGCGGCCCGGTGCTTGCGCTCCTGCAGACGCCCGACTCCCTCAGGCCCGCGACGGAGTACATGGTGGGCGTCATGCTGGCCGGGCTTCCTTCCTTCTACGTCATGCAGGTGGGCGGAACGCTGTTTCGCGCGGCAAGGCAGGTCATTGCGCCGCTTATCGTGGCGGCGGCCACCTGCCTGCTCAACGTGTTCGGCGATCTGTGCTTCGGCCTCGGATGGCTGGGCTTTCCGGCCTTCGGCATGGCGGGCATAGCATGGGCCACCTTCAGCGCCAATACGCTGGCGGCCGTGCTCACCCTGATTTTTCTGAAAAAGGGCGGACTCATCGTGCATCATGCGCTGCCGCCCCTGCGCTGGCTCAGGCTCGGCGCTCCGTATCTTTTTCGGGTGGCCGTTCCGGCCTGCGGCAACAGTCTGCTCTGGCACATGGGCTATCTTGTCATGTACGGCATCACGGCTTCGCTGCCCGACGGCGTGGAAGCCCTCGCCGGTCTCACCGCAGGCAACCGCATTGAGTCGCTGCTGTACATGCCCGCCAACGCCTTCATGGTCACGGCGTCCATTCTCGTGGGCAACGCCCTCGGCGCGGGCGACAGGCAGGGGGCAAAGCACATCGGCGTCGTGCTGTTTTTGATCTCCGGCATCTCCATGAGCTCCGTGGCGGCCTGCATGTGGCCCTTCATTCCCGATCTTGCGGCGTTTTTCTCTTCCGAGGCCGCGGTGCGCACGCAGATCATCAACTATCTGTTCTTCAACGTGCTGGTGGTTCCCTTCACGGTGTCGGGCATGGTGCTCCACGGCGTCATGAACGGCGCGGGGGCCACGGTGTATCCGCTGGTGGTCAACACCGCCGGCATCTGGCTCATCCGTCTGCCTTTCGGATGGGGCCTGTCCCACATCGTGTTTCATGACGCCTACGGGGTGTACATGGCCATGTTTTTATCCATGTCCATCCAGACTTCGGTCATGGTGTGGGTGTTTTTCTGCAAGGACTGGGCGCGTTTTTCCATGAACGCGCATTTTTCCCAATCCAAACACAAGGAGAAGGCATGA
- a CDS encoding phosphatidylglycerol lysyltransferase domain-containing protein — protein MNLPSGFVPVTLDLYDDYRRYFDLTSQPTADLTFTNLWGWAEYFGLGLSFRDGLCWICQTRPDFRYWAPVGDWQAADWAAQPEIRAGVELFRVPEQLVGVLSDRLGARTRAVEDRGQWEYLYNRDELAELPGAKFHKKKTHVNGYRRRYGEDYRALGDASNPDGIEHVLRLQEEWCKWRDCENSPSLQAENDAIFRVVGNWNRLPGLVGGALYVEDKIGAFAVGEKVGDMMVVHFEKVQAELKGVYQAINQAFASRSAQGVSLINREQDMDEPGLRQAKETYNPVGFLKKSRLVIAADAE, from the coding sequence ATGAACCTTCCTTCCGGCTTTGTTCCGGTAACGCTTGATCTGTACGACGATTATCGTCGTTATTTTGACCTGACGTCGCAGCCTACGGCCGATCTGACCTTTACCAATCTCTGGGGCTGGGCGGAATATTTCGGTCTGGGACTCTCCTTCCGCGACGGGCTCTGCTGGATCTGTCAGACCAGGCCCGATTTCCGATACTGGGCCCCTGTGGGCGACTGGCAGGCCGCCGACTGGGCCGCGCAGCCGGAAATTCGCGCCGGCGTGGAACTTTTCCGCGTGCCGGAACAGCTTGTCGGCGTGCTGAGCGACAGGCTCGGAGCCCGGACGAGGGCCGTGGAGGATCGCGGTCAGTGGGAATACCTCTACAATCGCGACGAACTGGCAGAACTGCCCGGGGCGAAGTTCCACAAGAAGAAGACGCACGTCAACGGCTATCGCCGCCGCTACGGCGAGGACTATCGCGCGCTCGGCGACGCTTCCAATCCCGACGGCATTGAACACGTGCTGCGTCTGCAGGAAGAGTGGTGCAAGTGGCGCGACTGTGAAAACAGTCCTTCGCTTCAGGCCGAGAACGACGCCATTTTCCGCGTGGTGGGCAACTGGAACCGTCTGCCGGGACTTGTCGGCGGAGCGCTCTACGTGGAAGACAAGATAGGCGCGTTTGCCGTGGGCGAGAAGGTGGGCGATATGATGGTCGTTCACTTTGAAAAGGTGCAGGCGGAGCTCAAGGGCGTCTATCAGGCCATCAATCAGGCCTTTGCGAGCCGTTCCGCACAGGGCGTTTCCCTCATAAACCGGGAGCAGGATATGGACGAACCCGGTCTGCGCCAGGCGAAGGAAACCTATAACCCCGTGGGCTTTTTGAAGAAAAGTCGGCTTGTCATAGCTGCGGATGCGGAGTAG
- the gltX gene encoding glutamate--tRNA ligase has protein sequence MMKVVTRFAPSPTGHLHIGGGRTAIFCWLLARHYGGEFRLRIEDTDATRSKQEYTDSILASMKWLGLDWDGDLTYQSKRLDIYNAYIDKLLETGHAYWCDCTPEEVEAMREVARARGEKPRYNGKCRDRGLTAGPGRVVRLRVPDEGRIVFNDMVKGTISVDVSELDDMVLRRTDGMPTYNLAVVVDDHDMGVTHVLRGDDHVSNTPKQILLYNALGFDVPTFGHVPMICGPDHQKLSKRHGARAVIEYEQDGLLPQALVNYLVRLGWSHGDQEIFSLKELVELFDGNNLNSSPAAFDPEKLKWLNAHYMRNTPLPQLAAMVRPFLEKLGYDEPVEKIEALLPMYIERASDLAALAQALTIYFKPAEELVIEDKAMKALNEDGKHQLTVLHDMIAAMPEFNGEALDKLLHEYVEKGGLKFKQVGPPMRSALTGLAGGPSVHDVMAALGREESLKRIERAAK, from the coding sequence ATCATGAAAGTCGTTACGAGATTTGCTCCCAGCCCCACCGGTCATCTGCATATCGGCGGCGGCCGGACCGCCATTTTCTGCTGGCTGCTTGCCCGCCATTACGGCGGCGAGTTCCGCCTGCGCATTGAGGATACCGACGCAACGCGTTCCAAACAGGAATATACCGATTCCATTCTTGCCTCCATGAAGTGGCTCGGCCTGGATTGGGACGGCGATCTCACCTATCAGAGCAAGCGTCTTGACATTTACAACGCCTACATAGACAAGCTGCTCGAAACCGGTCACGCCTACTGGTGCGACTGCACGCCCGAAGAAGTGGAAGCCATGCGCGAAGTGGCCCGCGCCAGAGGCGAAAAGCCCCGCTACAACGGCAAGTGCCGCGACCGCGGCCTGACCGCAGGACCCGGCCGGGTGGTGCGCCTGCGCGTGCCGGACGAAGGCCGCATCGTGTTCAACGACATGGTGAAGGGCACCATTTCCGTGGACGTTTCCGAGCTCGACGACATGGTGCTGCGCCGCACCGACGGCATGCCCACCTACAACCTCGCCGTGGTGGTGGACGACCACGACATGGGCGTGACGCATGTGCTGCGCGGCGACGACCACGTTTCCAATACGCCCAAGCAGATTCTTCTGTACAACGCGCTCGGCTTCGACGTTCCCACCTTCGGCCACGTGCCCATGATCTGCGGTCCCGACCATCAGAAGCTGTCCAAGCGTCACGGCGCCCGTGCGGTCATCGAATACGAGCAGGACGGTCTGCTGCCTCAGGCGCTGGTAAATTATCTGGTGCGCCTCGGCTGGTCGCACGGCGATCAGGAAATCTTCTCCCTCAAGGAACTCGTGGAACTGTTCGACGGAAACAACCTGAACAGCTCTCCCGCGGCCTTTGATCCGGAAAAGCTGAAGTGGCTCAACGCGCACTACATGCGCAACACGCCGCTTCCCCAGCTGGCCGCCATGGTGCGTCCGTTCCTTGAAAAGCTGGGCTACGACGAGCCCGTGGAGAAGATTGAAGCGCTTCTGCCCATGTACATCGAGCGCGCTTCCGATCTCGCGGCGCTGGCCCAGGCCCTGACCATCTACTTCAAGCCCGCCGAAGAGCTGGTGATTGAAGACAAGGCCATGAAGGCCCTGAACGAAGACGGCAAGCATCAGCTCACCGTGCTGCACGACATGATTGCCGCCATGCCCGAATTCAACGGCGAGGCGCTGGACAAGCTGCTCCATGAATATGTGGAAAAGGGCGGTCTCAAGTTCAAGCAGGTGGGCCCGCCCATGCGTTCCGCGCTCACCGGCCTGGCCGGAGGCCCGTCCGTGCATGACGTCATGGCGGCCCTCGGCAGGGAAGAAAGCCTGAAGCGCATCGAACGCGCGGCAAAGTAA
- the cysS gene encoding cysteine--tRNA ligase: MQLYNSMTRRKENFEPRQAGRVGMYACGITAYDLSHIGHARSAVVFDVLNRYLRHLGYDVTFVRNFTDVDDKIIARANREGKTSAEIAETYIAAFHEDMDRLNVRRADIEPRATEYIGEMQNLIQKLIDGGHAYAVPSGDVYFRVRSFPGYGKLSGRDVDELRSGARIAIGEEKEDPLDFALWKAAKPGEPFWESPWGKGRPGWHLECSAMSEKTLDLPLDIHGGGQDLIFPHHENEIAQSEASTGKELARFWVHNGFVQINSEKMSKSLNNFKTIRDILEHRQPETLRFFLLGKHYRSPIDFSFEGLDDAERALKRVYECLRDARAWMQRESWKKGETPASVQDEFDMLKKGFFDAMDDDLNTAGALGHVFGMIRLMNRILEDKGLRNKEGIRELLGSFIELAGVWSDVLGVFGAEPTAFLQELRNTRAERLGIDVNKVVELMAERAEARAAKDFARSDATRDALAAMGVEVRDTPSGAVWDIA; encoded by the coding sequence ATGCAGTTGTATAATTCCATGACTCGCCGCAAGGAGAACTTCGAGCCCCGCCAGGCCGGCAGGGTGGGCATGTATGCCTGCGGCATTACGGCCTATGATCTCAGCCATATCGGCCATGCCCGTTCCGCGGTGGTGTTCGATGTGCTGAATCGCTATCTGCGTCATCTCGGCTACGACGTGACCTTCGTGCGCAACTTTACCGACGTGGACGACAAAATCATTGCCCGCGCCAACCGCGAAGGCAAGACCAGCGCAGAAATCGCCGAAACCTACATTGCCGCCTTCCATGAGGACATGGATCGCCTCAACGTGCGCCGCGCCGACATTGAACCGCGCGCCACCGAATACATCGGCGAGATGCAGAATCTGATTCAGAAGCTCATCGATGGCGGCCACGCCTACGCCGTGCCCTCGGGCGACGTGTATTTCCGCGTGCGCTCCTTCCCCGGATACGGCAAGCTTTCCGGCAGGGACGTGGACGAGCTGCGTTCCGGGGCCCGCATCGCCATCGGCGAGGAGAAGGAAGACCCGCTGGATTTTGCGCTCTGGAAGGCCGCCAAGCCCGGCGAACCGTTCTGGGAAAGCCCGTGGGGCAAGGGACGTCCCGGCTGGCATCTGGAATGCTCCGCCATGAGCGAAAAGACGCTGGATCTGCCGCTCGACATTCACGGCGGCGGTCAGGATCTTATTTTCCCGCATCATGAAAACGAAATTGCGCAGAGCGAAGCTTCCACGGGCAAGGAGCTTGCGCGTTTCTGGGTTCACAACGGCTTTGTGCAGATCAATTCCGAGAAGATGTCGAAGTCGCTGAACAACTTCAAGACTATTCGCGATATTCTGGAACATCGTCAGCCCGAGACGCTGCGCTTTTTCCTGCTGGGCAAGCATTATCGCAGCCCCATCGACTTCAGCTTTGAGGGGCTGGACGACGCCGAGCGCGCGCTCAAGCGCGTGTACGAATGCCTGCGCGACGCCCGCGCCTGGATGCAGCGCGAATCGTGGAAGAAGGGCGAGACGCCCGCTTCCGTGCAGGATGAGTTCGACATGCTGAAGAAGGGCTTTTTCGACGCCATGGACGACGATCTGAACACGGCCGGAGCTCTCGGCCACGTGTTCGGCATGATTCGTCTGATGAACCGCATTCTCGAAGACAAGGGCCTGCGCAACAAGGAAGGCATTCGGGAGCTGCTGGGCAGCTTCATTGAGCTTGCCGGCGTGTGGTCCGATGTTCTCGGCGTGTTCGGCGCGGAGCCGACGGCGTTTTTGCAGGAGCTGCGCAATACCCGCGCGGAGCGCCTGGGCATTGACGTGAACAAGGTTGTGGAACTGATGGCGGAACGCGCCGAAGCCCGCGCCGCCAAAGATTTTGCCAGATCCGACGCCACCCGCGACGCGCTTGCGGCCATGGGCGTCGAAGTGCGCGATACGCCCTCGGGCGCGGTGTGGGATATCGCCTGA
- a CDS encoding M48 family metalloprotease has translation MRLRSVMAAVCMVGVLFAPMRADAALFGDFTLQDEMKMGREFEVLVKSTMPIIEDPVVHDYVQSVVDRIVKTLPPQPYKFPTNVVLHNSLNAFAAPGGFVFVFSGLIMHLRHESELAGVLSHEIAHVTQRHIAGRMERGRVISLTSLLGVVAGVAAGLAGGGSAGGAAMMGSMAAGSSAMLNYSRLDEDDADRFGIKYLVDAGYNPKGLGGAFEVLKSQDWGGGSAVPTYLSTHPDLNLRLARLRADLQSMSASLKNRREDDARFRRVQALLWARHGDAAHAEQIFAKGGDKDPVSLMGKGMLAARQNRVKDAEGFFNAALALAPNDALILREAGIFEYTKGGDIGRARKYLEKALRLYPGDFYGLFFYARILDDTGDRAGAQQRYRDVLRHVPEDSEVHTYYGRSLGAVGKLSEGYLHLAYASLYGNDQRKADNWLEKAKSTARTPEEKKAVKDYESKAAERAKIMKEAR, from the coding sequence ATGCGACTACGTTCCGTGATGGCCGCAGTTTGCATGGTCGGCGTGCTGTTTGCGCCGATGCGGGCGGATGCGGCGCTTTTTGGAGACTTCACGCTTCAGGATGAAATGAAGATGGGCCGGGAATTCGAGGTGCTGGTCAAATCGACCATGCCCATCATTGAAGACCCGGTGGTGCATGACTACGTGCAGAGCGTTGTTGACCGCATAGTCAAAACGCTGCCTCCGCAGCCGTACAAGTTTCCGACCAATGTCGTGCTGCACAATTCGCTGAACGCCTTTGCCGCTCCCGGCGGCTTTGTGTTCGTGTTTTCGGGGCTCATCATGCACCTGAGGCACGAATCCGAACTTGCCGGGGTGCTTTCCCACGAAATAGCCCACGTCACGCAGCGCCACATTGCCGGACGCATGGAGCGGGGAAGGGTGATTTCCCTGACCTCGCTTCTCGGCGTGGTGGCGGGCGTGGCGGCCGGTCTTGCCGGCGGCGGAAGCGCGGGCGGCGCGGCCATGATGGGAAGCATGGCTGCGGGCTCTTCGGCCATGCTGAACTACAGCCGTCTGGACGAAGACGACGCAGACCGTTTCGGCATCAAATATCTGGTGGACGCCGGATACAATCCGAAGGGGCTCGGCGGAGCCTTTGAAGTGCTGAAGTCGCAGGACTGGGGCGGCGGTTCCGCGGTGCCCACGTATCTTTCCACGCATCCCGATCTGAATCTGCGTCTTGCCAGACTGCGGGCCGATCTGCAGAGCATGTCCGCCTCTCTCAAGAACCGCAGGGAAGACGACGCCAGGTTCCGCCGCGTGCAGGCGCTGCTCTGGGCCCGGCACGGCGATGCGGCCCATGCGGAGCAGATTTTTGCCAAGGGCGGGGACAAGGATCCCGTCAGCCTGATGGGCAAGGGCATGCTTGCAGCAAGGCAGAACCGCGTGAAGGATGCGGAAGGCTTTTTCAATGCGGCGCTTGCGCTTGCGCCGAACGACGCGCTCATTCTGCGCGAAGCCGGCATTTTTGAGTACACCAAGGGCGGGGACATCGGCCGCGCCCGGAAATATCTGGAAAAGGCGCTTCGGCTGTACCCCGGCGATTTCTACGGGCTTTTTTTCTATGCCAGGATTCTCGACGACACCGGCGACAGAGCGGGAGCGCAGCAGCGCTACCGCGACGTGCTGCGTCACGTGCCGGAAGACAGCGAAGTGCATACCTATTACGGTCGTTCTCTCGGCGCGGTCGGCAAGCTGAGCGAGGGATATCTGCATCTGGCGTATGCCTCGCTGTACGGCAATGATCAGCGCAAGGCCGACAACTGGCTGGAAAAGGCAAAATCGACGGCCCGCACGCCGGAAGAAAAGAAGGCCGTCAAGGATTATGAGAGCAAGGCCGCGGAACGCGCCAAAATCATGAAAGAAGCCCGATAG
- the hslV gene encoding ATP-dependent protease subunit HslV: MELRGTTILAVRNEHGVAIGGDGQVTMGQSMVMKHTARKVRRLYRGQVVAGFAGATADAFTLFERFEAKLEESGGNLLRAAVEMAKDWRQDKFLRKLEALLLVADADRTLILTGTGDVIEPDDGVAAIGSGGPYALSAARALLRHTSMTPSEIVKESMAIAADICVFTNTHLTMETIEK, encoded by the coding sequence ATGGAATTGAGAGGAACGACCATTCTGGCTGTACGCAATGAGCACGGCGTGGCCATCGGAGGCGACGGACAGGTGACCATGGGGCAGAGCATGGTCATGAAGCACACGGCCAGAAAGGTGCGTCGTCTGTACCGCGGACAGGTGGTGGCGGGCTTTGCCGGCGCCACGGCCGACGCGTTCACGCTGTTTGAGCGTTTTGAAGCCAAGCTGGAGGAATCGGGCGGCAATCTTCTGCGCGCCGCCGTGGAAATGGCCAAGGACTGGCGTCAGGACAAATTTCTCCGCAAGCTGGAAGCTCTGCTTCTGGTGGCCGACGCCGACAGAACGCTTATTCTCACGGGCACGGGCGACGTCATCGAGCCCGACGACGGCGTTGCGGCCATCGGCTCCGGCGGACCGTACGCGCTTTCCGCGGCGCGTGCGCTGTTGCGTCACACGTCCATGACGCCTTCGGAAATCGTGAAGGAATCCATGGCCATCGCGGCGGACATCTGCGTGTTCACCAATACGCACCTGACCATGGAAACCATTGAAAAATAA
- a CDS encoding HAD hydrolase-like protein, translated as MNTATLHSPGDATCLFLDLDGTLTDPSEGITRGVMYALKRFDIHEDDPKKLYPFIGPPLYDSFMRFYGFDRRSADKAIAYFQEYYADKGMYENIPYPGVSRLLHLWRNEGRRLVLATSKPEVFAVRILERFGMADAFTFIAGGDVAETRVEKKLVIAYAMKKLGMTNVEHCLMIGDRKFDVLGAAAHGIPALGVLYGFGTAEELTEAGARWLAKDVDELGRLLAKTAR; from the coding sequence ATGAATACTGCCACTCTTCATTCTCCCGGCGACGCGACCTGCCTTTTCCTCGACCTCGACGGCACGCTCACCGATCCTTCGGAAGGCATCACACGCGGCGTCATGTACGCGCTGAAGCGCTTCGATATTCACGAAGATGATCCGAAAAAGCTCTATCCCTTCATCGGGCCGCCGCTCTACGACTCCTTCATGCGCTTCTACGGCTTTGATCGAAGAAGCGCCGACAAGGCCATTGCTTATTTTCAGGAATACTACGCCGACAAAGGCATGTACGAAAACATTCCCTATCCCGGCGTCAGCCGTCTGCTGCACCTCTGGCGCAACGAAGGACGCAGGCTCGTGCTGGCCACCTCCAAGCCGGAAGTCTTTGCCGTGCGCATTCTGGAGCGCTTCGGCATGGCCGACGCCTTCACCTTCATTGCCGGCGGCGACGTGGCGGAAACCCGCGTGGAAAAAAAGCTGGTCATCGCCTACGCCATGAAAAAGCTGGGCATGACCAATGTCGAACACTGCCTGATGATCGGCGACAGAAAATTCGACGTTCTCGGCGCGGCAGCCCACGGCATTCCGGCGCTCGGCGTGCTCTACGGATTCGGCACGGCAGAGGAGCTGACCGAAGCCGGAGCCCGCTGGCTGGCAAAGGACGTGGACGAACTTGGTCGACTGCTTGCAAAAACAGCGCGCTGA
- a CDS encoding zinc ribbon domain-containing protein, whose product MNCPNCHANIPDDSKSCPNCGQPIIRTREIVDAEIVDDARSEQPHGGFHQRVVFMQSNGSQLLPSCQMGIITLALAFAMGLKFGLLACIGFLVFAGIARVITFAVNIQLAMMGRSINPLILQVVSWFCCWSLVAWLAS is encoded by the coding sequence ATGAACTGCCCCAACTGCCACGCCAACATTCCCGACGACAGCAAATCCTGCCCCAACTGCGGCCAGCCCATCATCCGCACCCGCGAAATCGTGGACGCCGAGATCGTGGACGATGCCCGCAGCGAACAGCCGCACGGCGGCTTTCATCAGCGCGTGGTGTTCATGCAGTCCAACGGCAGCCAGCTTTTGCCCTCCTGCCAGATGGGCATCATCACGCTGGCGCTGGCCTTTGCCATGGGCCTGAAATTCGGCCTGCTGGCCTGCATAGGCTTTCTGGTCTTTGCCGGCATCGCCCGGGTCATCACGTTTGCCGTCAACATCCAGCTCGCCATGATGGGACGCTCCATCAATCCGCTTATCCTGCAGGTCGTCTCCTGGTTCTGCTGCTGGTCGCTGGTGGCCTGGCTGGCATCCTAG